A section of the Neisseria dumasiana genome encodes:
- a CDS encoding DUF692 domain-containing protein gives MNTLYGAGLGYKRSLADDFLNLDRENSPIRFIEIAPENWLKMGGAARKKFDAVAERFPVACHGLSLSLGGQDPLQVDFLKQIKTFLRQYHIGFFSEHLSYCSHFGHVYDLLPLPFTEESVRHTAARICQVQDILEQRIAVENTSYYAHSPIAEMDEVEFLNAVVREADCDIHLDVNNVYVNAVNHGIVQPQDYIKRVDVARVTYMHMAGHDEESENLLIDTHGQPVCADVWDLYDYTCRILPHSVPTLLERDSNFPPFAELEAEVGRIAAIQQQAEETRHAA, from the coding sequence ATGAACACTCTGTATGGTGCGGGTTTAGGCTACAAACGCAGCCTTGCCGATGATTTTTTGAATCTGGATCGTGAAAACAGCCCCATCCGTTTTATTGAGATCGCGCCGGAAAACTGGTTGAAGATGGGCGGTGCGGCGCGTAAAAAATTCGATGCCGTTGCCGAGCGTTTTCCCGTTGCCTGCCACGGCCTGTCGCTTTCATTGGGCGGCCAAGACCCGTTGCAGGTTGACTTTCTCAAACAAATCAAAACATTCCTGCGCCAATATCATATCGGCTTCTTTTCTGAGCATTTGAGCTATTGCAGCCATTTCGGCCATGTTTACGACTTGCTGCCCCTGCCGTTTACCGAAGAATCGGTACGCCATACCGCAGCCCGTATCTGCCAAGTTCAAGATATACTCGAACAACGCATTGCGGTCGAAAACACCTCTTATTACGCACACAGCCCGATTGCCGAAATGGACGAAGTTGAGTTTCTCAACGCGGTAGTGCGCGAGGCGGATTGCGATATCCATCTCGATGTGAACAATGTATATGTGAATGCCGTTAACCACGGTATCGTGCAGCCGCAAGACTACATCAAGCGCGTGGACGTAGCCCGCGTAACCTACATGCACATGGCGGGGCACGACGAAGAAAGCGAAAATCTGCTGATCGACACGCACGGCCAGCCCGTTTGTGCCGACGTGTGGGATTTGTATGACTACACTTGCCGCATTCTGCCGCACAGCGTACCTACTTTGCTCGAGCGCGACAGCAATTTCCCGCCGTTTGCCGAGTTGGAAGCCGAAGTAGGCCGCATCGCCGCGATTCAGCAACAAGCCGAGGAAACCCGTCATGCCGCATAA
- a CDS encoding DNA-binding domain-containing protein, translating into MPHNPAAVTSAEFQAQLADYVRDPSKPAPEGVPPERLAVYTRLVRNNLRSFLDLCFSDSSNFADAGLWQELQHRFLIEARPESPFFNDIPAQFLAYARSKEGAERLPENVLEMMDFETALLHAETAVQPVSDGQWNDTSTIYWAPAAKLAHYNCNFVGSGLETIEDEPSIVLTWRNRNNEVYYRLVEGPDLFLLEHFSQQPDTFENVLESLNSILAGQDIENWLRENLGGWVDAGVLLVEKTVQKQ; encoded by the coding sequence ATGCCGCATAATCCTGCTGCCGTGACCAGTGCCGAATTTCAAGCGCAGCTGGCAGACTATGTCCGCGACCCTTCCAAACCCGCACCGGAAGGCGTACCGCCCGAACGCCTTGCCGTTTATACACGCTTGGTACGCAACAACCTGCGCAGCTTTTTAGATTTGTGTTTCAGCGACAGCAGCAACTTTGCCGATGCCGGTTTATGGCAGGAACTGCAACACCGTTTTTTGATAGAGGCACGCCCCGAATCCCCTTTTTTCAACGATATTCCCGCCCAATTTCTCGCCTATGCGCGCAGTAAGGAAGGTGCGGAACGCCTGCCGGAAAACGTGTTGGAAATGATGGATTTCGAAACGGCGCTGCTGCATGCCGAAACCGCCGTCCAACCCGTTTCAGACGGCCAGTGGAACGATACTTCCACAATCTATTGGGCACCGGCGGCCAAATTGGCACACTACAACTGTAATTTTGTCGGCAGCGGTTTGGAAACCATCGAAGACGAACCCAGCATCGTGCTCACTTGGCGCAACCGCAATAACGAAGTATATTACCGCTTGGTGGAAGGCCCCGACCTGTTTCTGCTCGAACACTTCAGCCAGCAGCCGGATACTTTTGAAAACGTGCTCGAAAGCCTCAACAGCATTTTGGCCGGGCAAGATATTGAAAACTGGCTGCGCGAGAATCTCGGCGGCTGGGTGGATGCGGGTGTGCTGTTAGTAGAAAAAACTGTTCAAAAACAGTAA
- a CDS encoding sigma-70 family RNA polymerase sigma factor, with product MENFKKVLASLRPDILRFAKIQLRDEYLAEDIVQETLATAIDKHSQFRGDAGVKTWVMTILKNKITDYFRSAKHTVSLDALQEENAAIDNGYEDCFNDSGHWLLSASPRQWSAAPEDAECQKAFFRTLENCLKGLPEDTARIFYLREIMGMDIEEICSSFNITKDNCYVILHRARNGLRNCLQHRWFDLN from the coding sequence ATGGAAAATTTTAAAAAAGTTTTGGCGTCGCTCAGACCGGATATTCTACGTTTTGCCAAAATCCAGCTGCGCGACGAATACCTTGCCGAAGACATTGTGCAAGAAACGTTGGCAACCGCTATCGACAAACACAGTCAGTTTCGCGGTGATGCGGGAGTAAAAACTTGGGTGATGACCATACTTAAAAACAAAATCACCGATTATTTCCGCAGTGCCAAACATACTGTCAGCCTTGATGCCCTTCAGGAAGAAAATGCCGCCATCGACAACGGCTACGAAGACTGCTTTAACGACAGCGGCCATTGGCTGCTTTCGGCAAGCCCGCGCCAATGGAGTGCGGCTCCTGAAGATGCCGAATGCCAAAAAGCTTTTTTCCGCACGCTGGAAAACTGCTTGAAAGGTTTGCCCGAAGATACGGCCAGAATATTTTATCTGCGGGAAATTATGGGCATGGATATTGAAGAAATATGCAGCAGCTTCAATATTACCAAAGACAATTGCTATGTTATCCTGCACCGCGCCCGCAACGGCTTGAGAAACTGCTTGCAGCACCGGTGGTTTGATTTGAATTGA
- a CDS encoding DUF2339 domain-containing protein, with the protein MLQYLGLVIPITLAFLFGNIWQGIVLGSIFWLVVNVVKDNAEKQLRENWESRLARLENDLEALKQQLPQAEGGGVLSEAKPRPAPSLRPSETAVPTPNGAMAQTALPAQNTFQTAFPAVQTIRHDKPAVVHVPEETAKPASVQPTATFRHKAATEPSSPVAPEMSAQKTTAVEASEKPAPQKPAKEHPIQAWFMRGNPLLKAGVIVLFLGLAFLLRLASEYIYIPIGARYAAVGAAGLVATLAGWKLQKRKRDYGLILQGFGVAVMYLTSLAALKLHPLLPAPAVFAVMVALVVLMAALAVRQNALVLAQVALIGGMAAPLLVSDGSGRYLILFSYLALLNTGVAGIAWFKAWRSLNLTGFIGTFAIGAFWGAQAYTPQHFATTEPFLIYHWLLYTLIACLFARKVLQEKRHGQTAESAADNASLEHIFKNITVHRAHINMLDSALLFGTAFLAYGLQYRMVATWENAAAWSALGFAAVYALFALRFARMGTDMRVMKQAFTLLAFLFATLAVPLAFDQQWTAAAWTLEAALVYTFGIRQQQPAARLGAVGVYILAALTQLSTYRAGAETMLSGPLLGTLLVAAGGGWMYFQHLKRPNPAAAWENNAQKAVLTLALLHASLLPLLIWGKTGSMIAFAVLTTACSHIQRKHPQIILTAYTLLYGAYVLAVSTTLIQDEHSASAPWLILCALLLGTAAYGLHKPKYQAAHSSLRDAHSLGGWAMMAVSLWLGWHGLSEGMFLLDYDLWMSMRWIPVILFAPFAFTARKLDWRQAKTASLAFGIIFGLYTLSDFFFHLHQPLSDGLLLLVGTALYVYILNMQTLHPSINAIYQRIGLLIFGACWTWLVSSSVFLHFNGVWAQLSWLVVPLAAWLYFQSSKAIGPVKRYPDIYRHFGSQICALYAAGWLLWVNFSAPHAPAPLPYLPVINPLELSIIALIWQYLRQPYTWVPQEWSAEAKRQILAAPVLLAFVSLSAGVMRAWHFFDHVAWDFATLTASFGLQASLSIVWSAAAITLMVNGHQKHRRTRWFIGAALMGLVVAKLFLVELGNSGGIARIVSFIVVGLLLLLVGWFAPMPPKRENDSTQ; encoded by the coding sequence ATGCTGCAGTATTTAGGTTTAGTGATACCGATTACCCTCGCTTTTTTATTCGGCAATATTTGGCAAGGCATTGTGCTTGGCTCGATATTTTGGCTTGTTGTGAATGTGGTCAAAGATAATGCCGAAAAGCAGTTGCGGGAAAACTGGGAATCACGGCTCGCCCGACTGGAAAACGATTTGGAAGCTCTGAAACAGCAACTGCCTCAGGCTGAAGGCGGTGGTGTTTTATCCGAGGCCAAGCCCCGGCCTGCTCCGTCGTTGAGGCCGTCTGAAACGGCTGTTCCTACTCCAAACGGCGCAATGGCCCAAACAGCGCTACCTGCTCAAAATACTTTTCAGACGGCCTTTCCTGCCGTTCAAACCATCCGGCACGACAAACCCGCCGTCGTGCATGTGCCGGAAGAAACGGCCAAACCGGCAAGCGTGCAGCCTACCGCAACCTTCCGGCATAAAGCGGCAACCGAACCAAGCTCTCCGGTTGCGCCTGAAATGTCTGCTCAGAAAACAACGGCAGTCGAAGCATCCGAAAAACCCGCACCCCAAAAACCGGCTAAAGAGCATCCGATACAGGCATGGTTTATGCGCGGCAACCCATTGCTGAAAGCCGGTGTCATCGTGCTGTTTCTCGGACTGGCCTTTCTGCTGCGGCTGGCTTCCGAATATATCTATATTCCCATCGGCGCGCGTTATGCAGCCGTAGGCGCGGCCGGTTTGGTTGCTACGTTGGCCGGCTGGAAACTGCAAAAGCGTAAGCGTGATTACGGTTTGATTCTGCAGGGCTTCGGCGTAGCGGTGATGTATTTGACCTCGCTGGCCGCTTTGAAACTGCATCCTTTGCTGCCCGCACCGGCAGTCTTTGCGGTAATGGTGGCGCTGGTGGTGTTGATGGCGGCGTTGGCCGTGCGGCAAAACGCTTTGGTGTTGGCGCAAGTCGCTTTAATCGGCGGTATGGCTGCGCCTTTGCTGGTTTCAGACGGCAGCGGGCGTTATCTGATACTGTTTTCTTATCTTGCCTTACTCAACACCGGCGTGGCAGGCATCGCGTGGTTTAAGGCTTGGCGTTCGCTCAACTTAACCGGTTTTATCGGCACGTTTGCCATCGGAGCCTTCTGGGGCGCACAGGCTTACACGCCGCAACACTTTGCCACCACCGAGCCGTTCCTGATTTACCACTGGCTGCTGTACACGCTGATTGCCTGTTTGTTTGCCCGCAAAGTGTTGCAGGAAAAACGCCACGGACAAACCGCCGAATCAGCCGCCGACAATGCTTCGTTGGAACACATCTTCAAAAACATCACCGTCCACCGCGCACATATCAATATGTTGGACAGCGCCTTGCTGTTTGGCACGGCTTTTTTGGCTTACGGCCTGCAATACCGAATGGTGGCAACATGGGAAAACGCGGCCGCATGGTCGGCATTGGGCTTCGCCGCCGTTTACGCACTGTTTGCTTTGCGCTTTGCCCGCATGGGTACGGACATGCGAGTAATGAAACAAGCCTTCACTTTGCTGGCTTTCCTGTTTGCCACCTTAGCCGTACCGCTGGCCTTCGACCAACAATGGACGGCAGCAGCATGGACGCTTGAAGCGGCACTGGTTTATACCTTCGGCATCCGCCAGCAGCAACCTGCCGCCCGCCTCGGCGCCGTCGGCGTGTATATATTGGCCGCGCTGACGCAGCTTTCCACCTACCGCGCGGGCGCAGAAACCATGCTGTCAGGCCCGCTGCTCGGTACGCTTCTGGTTGCGGCGGGCGGCGGCTGGATGTATTTCCAGCATTTGAAGCGGCCAAACCCAGCGGCAGCTTGGGAGAACAATGCCCAAAAAGCGGTTTTGACCTTAGCTTTGCTGCACGCTTCCCTGCTGCCTTTGCTGATATGGGGCAAAACCGGCAGCATGATCGCCTTCGCCGTATTAACGACAGCCTGCTCGCACATTCAACGCAAACACCCGCAAATCATTCTCACCGCTTATACATTGCTGTACGGCGCGTATGTTCTTGCAGTCAGCACCACTCTGATTCAAGACGAACACTCTGCTTCGGCACCGTGGCTCATTCTCTGCGCCTTGCTGCTCGGCACGGCGGCTTACGGCCTGCATAAACCTAAATACCAAGCTGCCCATTCATCTTTGCGCGATGCCCACTCTCTCGGCGGCTGGGCAATGATGGCCGTTTCATTGTGGCTGGGCTGGCACGGTCTCTCTGAAGGCATGTTTTTGCTGGACTACGATTTGTGGATGTCGATGCGCTGGATACCGGTTATCCTGTTTGCCCCGTTTGCCTTTACCGCCCGCAAACTGGATTGGCGGCAGGCAAAAACCGCTTCATTGGCGTTCGGTATCATCTTCGGCCTGTACACGCTTTCAGACTTTTTCTTCCACTTACACCAACCGCTTTCAGACGGCCTCTTATTGTTGGTCGGCACGGCTTTGTATGTTTATATTCTCAACATGCAAACCCTGCATCCGTCTATCAATGCGATCTATCAACGTATAGGCTTGTTGATCTTCGGCGCATGTTGGACATGGCTGGTCAGCAGCAGCGTCTTTCTCCATTTCAACGGCGTGTGGGCGCAGCTTTCATGGCTGGTCGTACCGCTGGCCGCATGGCTGTATTTCCAGTCGTCCAAAGCCATCGGGCCGGTTAAGCGTTATCCTGATATTTACCGGCATTTCGGCAGCCAAATCTGTGCGCTTTACGCCGCCGGCTGGCTGCTGTGGGTAAACTTCTCTGCGCCTCACGCTCCTGCGCCCCTGCCCTACTTGCCTGTCATCAATCCGCTGGAGCTTTCCATCATCGCTTTAATCTGGCAATACCTGCGCCAACCGTACACATGGGTACCGCAGGAATGGTCTGCTGAAGCCAAACGCCAAATTTTGGCGGCACCCGTGCTGCTGGCCTTTGTCTCGCTGAGCGCCGGCGTGATGCGTGCATGGCACTTCTTCGACCATGTAGCGTGGGATTTCGCAACCCTTACCGCTTCATTCGGCCTGCAAGCCAGCCTCTCCATCGTTTGGTCGGCAGCAGCAATCACACTGATGGTTAACGGCCATCAAAAACACCGCCGCACGCGCTGGTTTATCGGAGCCGCATTAATGGGGCTGGTTGTTGCCAAACTCTTTTTGGTGGAACTTGGCAACAGCGGCGGCATCGCACGAATTGTGTCGTTCATCGTGGTCGGACTGCTGCTCCTGCTGGTAGGCTGGTTTGCTCCCATGCCGCCTAAACGCGAAAACGATTCAACACAATAA
- the hemW gene encoding radical SAM family heme chaperone HemW has product MSQITFSQPGYLTALPPLSLYIHIPWCVRKCPYCDFNSHQAKSDLAEQTYIDALLADLQTELPNVWGRPVETVFIGGGTPSLFQAASIDRLLGGIRSLVRLQPQAEITLEANPGTFEKEKFQGFKDAGITRLSIGVQSFNDAALGALGRIHNRSEALNAIETALGLFDKVNVDIMYALPNQTVQTALSDIQTAIATGASHISAYHLTMEPNTPFGHTPPKGLPQDETAQDIEDAVHAELLSAGFEHYETSAFARPGQQCRHNLNYWQFGDYIGIGAGAHGKISYPTRIERTTRKRHPNDYLAAMKGNPTDAIERKTVAAEDLPFEFMMNALRLTDGVPAAWLQERTGISPAHIAAQIRTAQQQGLLDNDPLFFRPSELGRRFLNDLLQCFL; this is encoded by the coding sequence ATGTCTCAAATCACTTTTTCCCAACCCGGCTACCTTACAGCCCTGCCCCCCTTATCGCTCTACATCCACATCCCGTGGTGCGTGCGCAAGTGTCCGTATTGCGACTTCAACTCGCATCAAGCCAAAAGCGATTTGGCCGAACAAACCTATATTGATGCGCTGCTGGCCGACCTGCAAACCGAGCTGCCCAATGTGTGGGGGCGGCCCGTCGAAACGGTTTTTATCGGCGGTGGCACCCCCAGCCTGTTTCAGGCGGCCTCGATAGACCGTCTGCTCGGCGGCATCCGTTCGCTTGTCAGGCTGCAACCGCAAGCCGAAATCACGCTCGAAGCTAACCCCGGCACGTTTGAAAAAGAAAAATTTCAGGGGTTTAAAGACGCAGGCATCACGCGGCTTTCTATCGGCGTACAGAGTTTCAACGATGCCGCACTCGGCGCATTGGGGCGCATCCACAACCGCAGCGAAGCCCTGAATGCCATCGAAACCGCTCTCGGCCTGTTCGACAAAGTCAACGTCGATATCATGTATGCACTGCCGAACCAAACCGTTCAGACGGCCTTATCCGACATCCAAACCGCCATCGCCACCGGCGCAAGCCACATCAGTGCCTACCATTTGACGATGGAACCAAACACACCCTTCGGCCACACACCGCCCAAAGGCCTGCCGCAAGACGAAACGGCGCAAGATATCGAAGATGCCGTTCACGCCGAGCTTTTGAGCGCAGGTTTCGAGCATTACGAAACATCCGCATTCGCCCGCCCCGGGCAACAATGCCGCCACAACCTCAATTACTGGCAGTTCGGCGACTACATCGGCATCGGTGCGGGCGCGCACGGCAAGATTTCCTACCCTACCCGCATCGAGCGCACCACCCGCAAACGCCACCCCAACGATTATCTCGCCGCCATGAAGGGCAACCCGACCGATGCCATCGAACGCAAAACCGTGGCCGCCGAAGATTTGCCGTTTGAATTCATGATGAACGCCCTGCGCCTCACCGACGGCGTGCCCGCTGCGTGGCTGCAAGAGCGCACCGGCATCTCGCCCGCACACATCGCCGCGCAAATCCGCACCGCGCAGCAGCAAGGTCTGCTGGACAACGACCCGCTGTTTTTCAGGCCGTCTGAACTGGGGCGGCGGTTTTTAAATGATTTGTTGCAGTGCTTTTTGTAA
- the rdgB gene encoding RdgB/HAM1 family non-canonical purine NTP pyrophosphatase, translating into MFKQIVLASGNAGKLKEFSRWFAGRHIEVLPQSAFNVPECPEPHVTFIENAIAKARHASKHSGKPALADDSGICAPALGRAPGIYSARFAGENPKSDVANNAKLSAELADKADQSCYYVCVLVLVRHENDPQPIIAEGIWRGVWQQQAAGENGFGYDPHFYLPELGCTAAELDPDTKNRISHRGLALEELKKKIDLLYPDKP; encoded by the coding sequence ATGTTTAAGCAAATCGTTTTGGCCAGCGGTAATGCCGGCAAACTCAAAGAGTTCTCCCGCTGGTTTGCAGGCCGGCATATCGAAGTGCTGCCGCAATCGGCGTTCAATGTGCCCGAATGCCCCGAACCGCACGTTACCTTTATTGAAAACGCCATCGCCAAAGCCCGCCATGCCAGCAAACACAGCGGCAAACCGGCATTGGCCGACGACAGCGGCATCTGCGCACCTGCTTTGGGTCGCGCACCCGGCATTTATTCGGCACGTTTCGCCGGTGAAAACCCGAAATCCGATGTTGCCAACAATGCCAAATTGTCCGCCGAACTGGCCGACAAGGCCGATCAAAGCTGCTATTACGTTTGCGTGCTGGTTTTGGTGCGCCATGAAAACGATCCGCAGCCGATTATCGCCGAAGGCATCTGGCGCGGCGTTTGGCAGCAGCAGGCGGCGGGGGAAAACGGCTTCGGCTACGACCCGCATTTTTACCTGCCCGAGTTGGGCTGCACCGCCGCCGAACTTGACCCCGATACCAAAAACCGCATCAGCCACCGCGGGTTGGCATTAGAAGAATTAAAGAAAAAAATTGATTTGCTGTATCCCGATAAGCCATAA
- a CDS encoding NGO_0222 family membrane protein — MNARKTYLLGIAFFTLLFMTLVLLGSWLLSIESKQFAVAAFLFAFAAVFGQIACLALYIRQVARNKAVQAARIQAEQQENKHV, encoded by the coding sequence ATGAACGCCCGCAAAACCTATCTGCTCGGCATTGCCTTTTTTACGCTTTTATTCATGACTTTAGTATTGCTCGGAAGTTGGCTGCTTTCCATCGAAAGCAAACAATTTGCCGTAGCTGCTTTCTTATTCGCCTTTGCAGCCGTGTTCGGCCAGATTGCCTGTCTCGCCCTCTATATCCGCCAAGTGGCACGGAATAAAGCCGTTCAAGCTGCGCGGATACAGGCGGAACAGCAGGAAAACAAACATGTTTAA
- a CDS encoding tyrosine-type recombinase/integrase, with protein sequence MMGKILKNSDILKIKAGEKAIAQGSVQGLQYRPSATTNGHGQWIFRYVNPEDGRRKQISLGVFPDVDVNAAVKLASEYRSKLSQEIDPHKEKKLEKHNQSIPTFHEAAIKLHSILEPKWKNPKHSRQWINTLKQYAFPVIGHCRMNEIKAADIEKVLSPIWNEKQETAVRVRQRIGSIFDWAIASEYCQFNPVPATHYLLAPPTPKKQRVEHFPAMPWKDIPEFIAKHLRNGEHYNVTRYIVEFVILSACRSGEARGMVWEEVDFSNRIWTIPAERMKTKAVHRIPLTDRMLEILSILREFDTQFVFPSPSKQQQLSDMALTSFLRKHSAHSNIKGRVATMHGFRSSFRDWCSENGKDPIQAERALAHTVKNSVEAAYHRTDLLEQRFVLMQDWSNFLGSYHKE encoded by the coding sequence ATGATGGGTAAAATTTTAAAAAACTCTGATATTTTAAAAATCAAAGCCGGAGAGAAGGCGATTGCCCAAGGCAGCGTACAGGGTCTTCAATACCGTCCTTCTGCAACGACGAATGGGCATGGCCAATGGATTTTCAGATATGTGAATCCCGAAGACGGTAGAAGAAAACAGATCAGCCTGGGTGTATTTCCTGATGTAGATGTCAATGCAGCTGTCAAATTGGCTTCCGAATATCGTTCCAAGCTGTCACAGGAAATTGATCCTCACAAAGAAAAGAAGCTGGAAAAGCACAATCAAAGCATTCCCACTTTTCACGAAGCTGCAATCAAACTTCATTCGATCTTGGAACCTAAATGGAAAAACCCAAAGCATAGCCGGCAATGGATTAATACTTTAAAACAATATGCTTTTCCGGTTATTGGGCACTGTCGAATGAATGAGATTAAGGCCGCTGATATAGAAAAGGTACTCTCGCCTATTTGGAATGAAAAACAAGAAACAGCCGTAAGGGTTCGTCAGCGTATCGGCAGTATCTTTGATTGGGCAATAGCATCCGAATATTGTCAGTTTAATCCGGTTCCGGCGACACACTATCTGCTTGCGCCTCCGACACCTAAAAAACAGCGTGTAGAACATTTTCCGGCTATGCCGTGGAAAGATATTCCGGAATTTATTGCCAAACATTTGAGGAATGGGGAACACTACAATGTAACAAGGTATATTGTGGAGTTTGTCATTCTGAGTGCGTGCCGTTCAGGAGAAGCTCGCGGGATGGTTTGGGAGGAAGTGGATTTTTCCAATCGAATTTGGACTATTCCGGCTGAGCGTATGAAAACAAAAGCAGTGCACCGAATTCCTTTAACGGACCGAATGTTGGAAATACTAAGCATTCTCAGGGAGTTTGATACCCAATTCGTATTTCCGTCGCCGTCGAAACAACAGCAATTGTCGGACATGGCATTAACGTCTTTCCTACGCAAACATTCGGCGCACAGCAATATTAAAGGCCGGGTGGCAACCATGCACGGTTTCCGTTCCAGTTTTAGAGATTGGTGCTCTGAAAACGGGAAGGATCCCATACAGGCTGAAAGGGCATTGGCTCATACGGTCAAAAATTCCGTAGAAGCTGCTTATCACCGGACGGATCTATTGGAACAGCGTTTTGTACTCATGCAGGATTGGTCTAATTTCTTAGGCAGCTATCATAAAGAGTGA
- a CDS encoding helix-turn-helix transcriptional regulator has product MLLTRKEVAKKLALSASKLDEIRKNDITFPQPLYLTESKKMIRWKDSDVEAWIESKRIF; this is encoded by the coding sequence ATGTTACTCACAAGAAAAGAAGTGGCTAAGAAATTGGCGCTTTCTGCGAGTAAATTGGATGAAATCCGCAAAAACGATATCACTTTTCCGCAACCTCTGTATTTGACTGAGTCAAAAAAGATGATTCGATGGAAAGACTCCGATGTCGAAGCATGGATTGAGTCCAAACGGATTTTTTAA
- a CDS encoding IS5 family transposase — MSSFLHTDALNHIEKHLDRFPLIKLDRILDRTPIEQYLTGRKTRYVRDNGGRPAYPLLSMFKAILLGQWHSLSDPELEYSLITRIDFQLFCRFDDFCIPDHSTLCRFRNWPAQDNTLAELLDLINRQLADKGLKVEKASAAIVDATIIQTAGGKQRQAIEVDDEGVVCGETTPGKDPDAKWIKKDGRFHLGYKQHTRTDADGYIEKLHITPANAHECKHLLPLPADIAEGSTVYADKGYDSRENRQHLAACGLKDGIMQKAHRGCPLSQEQKIRNGRLAKVRYVVEQSFGTLHRKFRYGRAAYFGLGKVRAQSHLKAMCVNLLKAANRIGVPVAA; from the coding sequence ATGAGTAGCTTTTTACACACCGATGCCCTCAACCACATCGAAAAACATCTCGACCGCTTCCCACTCATCAAACTCGACCGTATTCTTGACCGGACACCCATCGAACAATACCTCACCGGCCGCAAAACCCGCTATGTGCGCGACAACGGCGGCCGTCCCGCTTATCCCCTGTTATCCATGTTCAAAGCCATCCTGCTCGGTCAATGGCACAGCCTTTCCGACCCCGAACTCGAATACAGCCTCATCACCCGTATCGATTTCCAACTCTTCTGCCGCTTCGACGACTTTTGCATTCCCGACCACAGCACCCTCTGCCGTTTCCGCAACTGGCCGGCACAAGACAACACCTTGGCCGAACTGCTGGATCTGATTAACCGCCAACTGGCTGACAAGGGCTTAAAAGTAGAGAAAGCATCCGCCGCCATCGTTGACGCCACCATTATTCAGACGGCCGGCGGCAAACAGCGTCAGGCTATCGAAGTGGATGACGAAGGCGTTGTCTGTGGCGAAACCACCCCCGGCAAAGACCCGGATGCCAAGTGGATCAAAAAAGACGGCCGCTTCCATCTCGGTTACAAACAACACACCCGCACCGATGCGGACGGCTATATTGAGAAACTGCACATCACCCCGGCCAATGCTCATGAGTGCAAACACCTGCTGCCATTACCGGCGGACATCGCAGAAGGCAGCACCGTCTATGCGGATAAAGGCTACGACAGCCGGGAGAACCGACAACATTTGGCAGCGTGCGGCTTGAAAGACGGCATCATGCAAAAAGCACACCGTGGCTGCCCGTTAAGCCAAGAGCAGAAAATCCGCAACGGCCGGCTGGCGAAAGTGCGCTATGTGGTGGAACAAAGCTTTGGTACGTTGCACCGCAAATTCCGCTATGGCCGGGCAGCCTATTTCGGGTTGGGCAAAGTGAGGGCGCAAAGCCACCTGAAGGCGATGTGTGTGAACCTGTTGAAGGCGGCCAACAGGATAGGTGTGCCTGTTGCTGCCTGA